One genomic segment of Vulpes vulpes isolate BD-2025 chromosome 2, VulVul3, whole genome shotgun sequence includes these proteins:
- the PIP5KL1 gene encoding phosphatidylinositol 4-phosphate 5-kinase-like protein 1 isoform X2 — MPRVAAPPQPGQRSEGCCSSGGGLRRRSPAPPARIGCSRDRRRSIGRPRSQGGDRLLQRGGGDAAGAREAAAGAMAAPSPGPREVLAPSPEAGCRAATSTSGRRGLLWRLRDKQARIGLFEIGPGHELHQLTCMMQAGLWAATQVSMDHPTTGPPTEEDFSEVLTQVHEGFELCTLAGPAFSWLRRSLGLAEEDYQAALGPGGPYLQFLSTSKSKASFFLSHDQRFFLKTQRRREVRALLAHLPRYVQHLQRHPHSLLARLLGVHSLRVARGKKEFFIIMLSVFYPAGRISERYDIKGCEVSRWVEPAPEGSPLVLVLKDLNFQGKTIDLGPQRSWLIHQMELDTAFLRELNVLDYSLLMAFQRLHEDERGPGSSLIFRTASASQLGLVTFKCSMATYG, encoded by the exons ATGCCACGCGTGGCGGCCCCGCCCCAGCCTGGACAGCGGTCTGAAGGATGCTGCAGCTCCGGGGGCGGGCTCCGCAGGCGATCGCCGGCGCCTCCCGCGCGGATTGGCTGCAGCCGTGACCGGCGCCGCTCTATTGGTCGCCCCAGAAGCCAGGGCGGGGACCGGCTCCTGCAGCGCGGCGGCGGGGACGCGGCTGGAGCCCGGGAAGCTGCTGCGGGGGCGATGGCCGCACCGAGCCCGGGGCCCCGCGAG GTCCTGGCCCCCTCCCCAGAGGCTGGATGCAGAGCAGCCACCTCGACCTCTGGCCGCCGTGGCCTCCTCTGGCGTCTCCGAGACAAGCAGGCTCGCATTGGCCTCTTTGAGATTGGCCCGGGGCATGAGCTGCACCAGCTGACATGCATGATGCAGGCAGGGCTGTGGGCTGCCACCCAGGTCTCCATGGACCACCCAACCACA GGACCACCCACTGAGGAGGATTTCTCTGAGGTCCTGACCCAGGTTCACGAG GGCTTCGAGCTGTGCACCCTGGCTGGCCCAGCCTTCTCCTGGCTGCGCCGCTCCCTAGGCCTGGCAGAGGAGGACTACCAGGCGGCGCTAGGCCCGGGTGGCCCCTACCTGCAGTTCCTCAGCACCTCCAAGAGCAAGGCCAGCTTCTTCCTGTC ccaCGACCAACGCTTCTTCCTGAAGACCCAGCGGCGTCGGGAGGTGCGAGCGCTGCTCGCCCATCTGCCCCGATACGTGCAGCACCTGCAGCGGCACCCGCACTCGCTACTTGCACGGTTGCTGG GAGTGCACAGTCTGCGGGTGGCTCGGGGAAAGAAG GAATTCTTCATTATCATGCTGAGCGTCTTCTACCCCGCCGGCCGCATCTCTGAGAG GTACGATATAAAGGGCTGTGAGGTGAGCCGCTGGGTGGAGCCAGCCCCTGAGGGCAGCCCCCTTGTCCTGGTGCTGAAGGACCTCAACTTTCAAGGCAAGACCATTGACCTAG GGCCCCAGAGGAGCTGGCTCATCCACCAGATGGAACTGGACACCGCCTTCCTCCGGGAGCTCAACGTGCTCGATTACAGCCTTCTGATGGCCTTCCAGCGTCTCCACGAAGATGAGAGGGGCCCTGGCAGTAGCCTCATCTTCCGCACAGCCAG cGCATCTCAGTTGGGACTGGTCACATTTAAATGCTCAATGgccacatatggctag
- the PIP5KL1 gene encoding phosphatidylinositol 4-phosphate 5-kinase-like protein 1 isoform X1, which translates to MPRVAAPPQPGQRSEGCCSSGGGLRRRSPAPPARIGCSRDRRRSIGRPRSQGGDRLLQRGGGDAAGAREAAAGAMAAPSPGPREVLAPSPEAGCRAATSTSGRRGLLWRLRDKQARIGLFEIGPGHELHQLTCMMQAGLWAATQVSMDHPTTGPPTEEDFSEVLTQVHEGFELCTLAGPAFSWLRRSLGLAEEDYQAALGPGGPYLQFLSTSKSKASFFLSHDQRFFLKTQRRREVRALLAHLPRYVQHLQRHPHSLLARLLGVHSLRVARGKKEFFIIMLSVFYPAGRISERYDIKGCEVSRWVEPAPEGSPLVLVLKDLNFQGKTIDLGPQRSWLIHQMELDTAFLRELNVLDYSLLMAFQRLHEDERGPGSSLIFRTARSVRGAQSPEEPGSQNRRLLPDSPNALHILDGPEQRYFLGLVDLATVYGLRKRLEHLWKTLRYPGRTFSTVSPARYARRLCQWVEAHTE; encoded by the exons ATGCCACGCGTGGCGGCCCCGCCCCAGCCTGGACAGCGGTCTGAAGGATGCTGCAGCTCCGGGGGCGGGCTCCGCAGGCGATCGCCGGCGCCTCCCGCGCGGATTGGCTGCAGCCGTGACCGGCGCCGCTCTATTGGTCGCCCCAGAAGCCAGGGCGGGGACCGGCTCCTGCAGCGCGGCGGCGGGGACGCGGCTGGAGCCCGGGAAGCTGCTGCGGGGGCGATGGCCGCACCGAGCCCGGGGCCCCGCGAG GTCCTGGCCCCCTCCCCAGAGGCTGGATGCAGAGCAGCCACCTCGACCTCTGGCCGCCGTGGCCTCCTCTGGCGTCTCCGAGACAAGCAGGCTCGCATTGGCCTCTTTGAGATTGGCCCGGGGCATGAGCTGCACCAGCTGACATGCATGATGCAGGCAGGGCTGTGGGCTGCCACCCAGGTCTCCATGGACCACCCAACCACA GGACCACCCACTGAGGAGGATTTCTCTGAGGTCCTGACCCAGGTTCACGAG GGCTTCGAGCTGTGCACCCTGGCTGGCCCAGCCTTCTCCTGGCTGCGCCGCTCCCTAGGCCTGGCAGAGGAGGACTACCAGGCGGCGCTAGGCCCGGGTGGCCCCTACCTGCAGTTCCTCAGCACCTCCAAGAGCAAGGCCAGCTTCTTCCTGTC ccaCGACCAACGCTTCTTCCTGAAGACCCAGCGGCGTCGGGAGGTGCGAGCGCTGCTCGCCCATCTGCCCCGATACGTGCAGCACCTGCAGCGGCACCCGCACTCGCTACTTGCACGGTTGCTGG GAGTGCACAGTCTGCGGGTGGCTCGGGGAAAGAAG GAATTCTTCATTATCATGCTGAGCGTCTTCTACCCCGCCGGCCGCATCTCTGAGAG GTACGATATAAAGGGCTGTGAGGTGAGCCGCTGGGTGGAGCCAGCCCCTGAGGGCAGCCCCCTTGTCCTGGTGCTGAAGGACCTCAACTTTCAAGGCAAGACCATTGACCTAG GGCCCCAGAGGAGCTGGCTCATCCACCAGATGGAACTGGACACCGCCTTCCTCCGGGAGCTCAACGTGCTCGATTACAGCCTTCTGATGGCCTTCCAGCGTCTCCACGAAGATGAGAGGGGCCCTGGCAGTAGCCTCATCTTCCGCACAGCCAG GTCTGTGCGAGGGGCGCAGAGCCCCGAGGAGCCGGGATCCCAGAACCGCCGGCTGCTGCCGGACTCCCCCAACGCCTTACACATCCTGGACGGGCCGGAGCAGCGCTATTTCCTGGGCCTCGTGGATCTCGCTACTGTCTACGGGCTCCGCAAGCGGCTGGAGCACCTGTGGAAGACGCTGCGCTACCCGGGCCGGACCTTCTCCACCGTCAGCCCCGCTCGCTACGCCCGTCGCCTCTGCCAGTGGGTGGAAGCGCACACCGAGTGA
- the PIP5KL1 gene encoding phosphatidylinositol 4-phosphate 5-kinase-like protein 1 isoform X4 produces MLSVFYPAGRISERYDIKGCEVSRWVEPAPEGSPLVLVLKDLNFQGKTIDLGPQRSWLIHQMELDTAFLRELNVLDYSLLMAFQRLHEDERGPGSSLIFRTARSVRGAQSPEEPGSQNRRLLPDSPNALHILDGPEQRYFLGLVDLATVYGLRKRLEHLWKTLRYPGRTFSTVSPARYARRLCQWVEAHTE; encoded by the exons ATGCTGAGCGTCTTCTACCCCGCCGGCCGCATCTCTGAGAG GTACGATATAAAGGGCTGTGAGGTGAGCCGCTGGGTGGAGCCAGCCCCTGAGGGCAGCCCCCTTGTCCTGGTGCTGAAGGACCTCAACTTTCAAGGCAAGACCATTGACCTAG GGCCCCAGAGGAGCTGGCTCATCCACCAGATGGAACTGGACACCGCCTTCCTCCGGGAGCTCAACGTGCTCGATTACAGCCTTCTGATGGCCTTCCAGCGTCTCCACGAAGATGAGAGGGGCCCTGGCAGTAGCCTCATCTTCCGCACAGCCAG GTCTGTGCGAGGGGCGCAGAGCCCCGAGGAGCCGGGATCCCAGAACCGCCGGCTGCTGCCGGACTCCCCCAACGCCTTACACATCCTGGACGGGCCGGAGCAGCGCTATTTCCTGGGCCTCGTGGATCTCGCTACTGTCTACGGGCTCCGCAAGCGGCTGGAGCACCTGTGGAAGACGCTGCGCTACCCGGGCCGGACCTTCTCCACCGTCAGCCCCGCTCGCTACGCCCGTCGCCTCTGCCAGTGGGTGGAAGCGCACACCGAGTGA
- the PIP5KL1 gene encoding phosphatidylinositol 4-phosphate 5-kinase-like protein 1 isoform X3, with translation MMQAGLWAATQVSMDHPTTGPPTEEDFSEVLTQVHEGFELCTLAGPAFSWLRRSLGLAEEDYQAALGPGGPYLQFLSTSKSKASFFLSHDQRFFLKTQRRREVRALLAHLPRYVQHLQRHPHSLLARLLGVHSLRVARGKKEFFIIMLSVFYPAGRISERYDIKGCEVSRWVEPAPEGSPLVLVLKDLNFQGKTIDLGPQRSWLIHQMELDTAFLRELNVLDYSLLMAFQRLHEDERGPGSSLIFRTARSVRGAQSPEEPGSQNRRLLPDSPNALHILDGPEQRYFLGLVDLATVYGLRKRLEHLWKTLRYPGRTFSTVSPARYARRLCQWVEAHTE, from the exons ATGATGCAGGCAGGGCTGTGGGCTGCCACCCAGGTCTCCATGGACCACCCAACCACA GGACCACCCACTGAGGAGGATTTCTCTGAGGTCCTGACCCAGGTTCACGAG GGCTTCGAGCTGTGCACCCTGGCTGGCCCAGCCTTCTCCTGGCTGCGCCGCTCCCTAGGCCTGGCAGAGGAGGACTACCAGGCGGCGCTAGGCCCGGGTGGCCCCTACCTGCAGTTCCTCAGCACCTCCAAGAGCAAGGCCAGCTTCTTCCTGTC ccaCGACCAACGCTTCTTCCTGAAGACCCAGCGGCGTCGGGAGGTGCGAGCGCTGCTCGCCCATCTGCCCCGATACGTGCAGCACCTGCAGCGGCACCCGCACTCGCTACTTGCACGGTTGCTGG GAGTGCACAGTCTGCGGGTGGCTCGGGGAAAGAAG GAATTCTTCATTATCATGCTGAGCGTCTTCTACCCCGCCGGCCGCATCTCTGAGAG GTACGATATAAAGGGCTGTGAGGTGAGCCGCTGGGTGGAGCCAGCCCCTGAGGGCAGCCCCCTTGTCCTGGTGCTGAAGGACCTCAACTTTCAAGGCAAGACCATTGACCTAG GGCCCCAGAGGAGCTGGCTCATCCACCAGATGGAACTGGACACCGCCTTCCTCCGGGAGCTCAACGTGCTCGATTACAGCCTTCTGATGGCCTTCCAGCGTCTCCACGAAGATGAGAGGGGCCCTGGCAGTAGCCTCATCTTCCGCACAGCCAG GTCTGTGCGAGGGGCGCAGAGCCCCGAGGAGCCGGGATCCCAGAACCGCCGGCTGCTGCCGGACTCCCCCAACGCCTTACACATCCTGGACGGGCCGGAGCAGCGCTATTTCCTGGGCCTCGTGGATCTCGCTACTGTCTACGGGCTCCGCAAGCGGCTGGAGCACCTGTGGAAGACGCTGCGCTACCCGGGCCGGACCTTCTCCACCGTCAGCCCCGCTCGCTACGCCCGTCGCCTCTGCCAGTGGGTGGAAGCGCACACCGAGTGA